The following are encoded together in the Bradyrhizobium algeriense genome:
- a CDS encoding tripartite tricarboxylate transporter substrate binding protein, protein MFRHVRNFALALLAAASLLGAGTAQGAFPERPITLIVPWAAGGGTDAVARQIAHMLERDLKQPVNVVNRTGGSGVVGHQAIATAAPDGYTFGLITLEINLMHWVGLTDLTWEKYTPIALVNQDPAAIHVKADSPFKTVKELFAHIKANPNKVVASGTGQGGSWHVALAGLMQADGVSPGSIRWVPSTGAATALTDLAAGGIDFAACSMPEAEALIKAGRIRSLVFFSPNRAPNFPDVPTTEEATGHKWHKGVWRGFAAPKGLPKEIATQYETAIKKIWDSAEFKEFMNRRGFDMIYLDSAGFAEFMKADNEDNGKALKSLGLAK, encoded by the coding sequence ATGTTTCGCCATGTTCGAAATTTTGCGCTTGCGCTGCTTGCGGCCGCAAGCCTGCTCGGTGCCGGAACCGCGCAAGGAGCCTTCCCGGAGCGGCCGATCACGCTGATCGTGCCATGGGCCGCCGGCGGTGGCACCGACGCGGTCGCGCGCCAGATCGCCCACATGCTGGAACGCGATCTCAAGCAGCCGGTGAACGTCGTGAACCGCACGGGCGGGTCGGGCGTGGTCGGCCACCAGGCGATCGCCACCGCCGCGCCTGACGGCTACACGTTCGGTCTCATCACGCTCGAGATCAACCTGATGCACTGGGTGGGGCTCACCGATCTCACCTGGGAGAAGTATACGCCGATCGCGCTGGTGAACCAGGACCCCGCCGCGATCCATGTGAAGGCGGACTCGCCTTTCAAGACCGTCAAGGAGCTGTTCGCGCATATCAAGGCGAACCCGAACAAGGTGGTGGCCTCAGGCACGGGGCAGGGCGGAAGCTGGCATGTCGCGCTCGCCGGCCTGATGCAGGCCGACGGCGTTTCGCCCGGCTCGATCCGTTGGGTGCCGTCCACGGGTGCTGCGACCGCGCTGACCGATCTGGCGGCCGGCGGCATCGACTTCGCCGCGTGCTCGATGCCGGAAGCCGAGGCGCTGATCAAGGCGGGGCGTATCCGCAGCCTCGTGTTCTTCTCACCCAACCGCGCGCCGAATTTCCCTGATGTGCCGACCACCGAGGAGGCGACGGGTCACAAGTGGCACAAGGGCGTGTGGCGCGGCTTTGCGGCGCCCAAGGGCCTGCCGAAGGAGATTGCCACGCAGTACGAGACCGCGATCAAGAAGATCTGGGACAGCGCGGAGTTCAAGGAGTTCATGAACAGGCGCGGCTTCGACATGATCTATCTGGATTCGGCTGGCTTCGCGGAGTTCATGAAGGCGGACAACGAGGACAACGGCAAGGCGCTGAAGTCGCTCGGGCTGGCGAAGTGA
- a CDS encoding AAA family ATPase gives MSVTEYRRLETLVLRKIEKDTTARQDLNFSFDTTLASINQLLDQVRIVRADNAAFSILARSNSEKRAPETLSSGESELISLAIEILAFAYSTEIHRGRTSYLFLDEPDVHLHPDLQERLIRLLVTAVEKRDIVVIIATHSTAILGALSEYDYARVGFVSSTQNEVDFVSISKVMQKILPVFGAHPLSNVFNKTPILLIEGEDDERIWQQAVRTSQGKIRISPCPAGDIQSLNEYEDQVEIVAGAVYDNAKAFSLRDRDESPYEIDDKAIVKRMRLCCRAAENLLLSDDVLQFLGTDWEEMTAAIEDWLSKYRTHPQFVEMNAFKTSGYDRLRSDLKPLCNILMMLAGSRKPWEIAVGQAIAGLLTNALDGEHSLTAYLGPKLIDALNLRPPRTIFPRRSKYAQ, from the coding sequence ATGAGCGTTACCGAATATCGTCGATTAGAAACATTAGTTCTTAGAAAGATAGAAAAGGACACGACCGCGCGTCAGGACCTGAACTTCTCATTCGACACCACACTCGCTTCAATAAATCAGCTTCTTGACCAAGTACGGATCGTTCGCGCAGACAATGCTGCATTCAGCATCCTGGCTAGATCGAATTCCGAGAAACGGGCTCCGGAAACTCTAAGTAGCGGCGAATCCGAACTCATAAGCCTTGCCATCGAAATCCTCGCATTTGCGTACAGCACTGAGATCCATCGGGGTAGAACGTCTTACCTGTTCCTGGACGAACCCGATGTACATCTACATCCAGACCTTCAGGAACGCCTCATACGCCTTCTGGTAACTGCCGTTGAGAAGCGCGACATTGTTGTCATAATCGCTACTCACAGCACAGCCATCCTCGGCGCCCTAAGCGAGTACGATTACGCACGGGTTGGATTTGTAAGCTCGACGCAGAACGAAGTGGATTTCGTTTCTATCAGCAAAGTGATGCAGAAGATTCTGCCCGTTTTCGGCGCGCATCCTCTATCGAATGTATTCAACAAGACTCCAATTCTCTTGATTGAGGGAGAGGACGACGAACGCATTTGGCAGCAGGCAGTTAGGACTTCACAAGGCAAAATCCGAATTTCGCCCTGCCCGGCGGGTGATATCCAAAGCCTCAATGAGTATGAAGACCAAGTCGAGATCGTCGCTGGCGCGGTCTACGATAACGCGAAGGCATTTTCTCTGAGGGATCGGGATGAGTCTCCGTACGAGATCGACGACAAAGCAATCGTGAAGCGTATGCGCCTATGCTGTAGGGCTGCGGAGAATCTGTTGTTGTCGGATGACGTATTGCAATTTCTCGGAACCGATTGGGAAGAAATGACGGCAGCAATTGAAGATTGGCTGTCCAAATATCGCACGCATCCCCAATTCGTTGAGATGAACGCATTTAAGACTAGCGGATACGATCGATTGCGTAGCGACCTAAAGCCTCTTTGCAACATTCTAATGATGTTAGCAGGGTCACGGAAACCTTGGGAAATTGCGGTTGGGCAGGCCATCGCAGGTCTTTTGACAAATGCTCTCGACGGCGAGCATAGCTTAACAGCCTATCTAGGGCCTAAGTTGATAGATGCGTTGAATCTTAGGCCACCCCGTACAATATTCCCACGGCGTAGCAAATACGCTCAGTAA
- a CDS encoding AAA family ATPase, translating to MDIQTGGKTFSNLSKINVLLGKNGSGKSTLLRIFDQNKDALPNVGGARYVSPERGGLLAYQGGIETQLVGSPEWGATTRRQNRYDNFTIISGK from the coding sequence ATGGATATTCAAACGGGAGGAAAGACATTTTCCAATCTTTCTAAGATCAACGTTTTACTTGGAAAGAATGGCTCTGGAAAAAGCACACTGCTTCGAATATTCGATCAGAATAAAGACGCCCTGCCAAATGTTGGTGGAGCGCGCTACGTGAGCCCCGAGCGCGGCGGGCTGCTCGCTTACCAAGGTGGGATCGAAACTCAACTTGTCGGAAGCCCGGAATGGGGCGCAACAACACGCCGACAAAATCGGTACGATAATTTTACGATAATTTCCGGCAAATGA
- a CDS encoding DUF3096 domain-containing protein, with the protein MHPDAASPLLPLVTLAAGVFLLVAPRIVSVAAALYLIVTGLLGLNAIYHFFR; encoded by the coding sequence ATGCATCCCGATGCAGCCAGCCCCCTCCTGCCACTCGTCACCTTGGCCGCGGGTGTGTTTCTGCTGGTCGCGCCCCGCATCGTCAGCGTCGCGGCGGCGCTCTATCTGATCGTCACCGGCCTTCTCGGCCTGAACGCGATCTACCACTTCTTCAGATAG
- a CDS encoding transglycosylase SLT domain-containing protein, whose protein sequence is MPRKSKSIPRLRRWRRGARWARRKLARAPRAARIVGVVAILLVLVALTNLVYHVIRKPTELFAFVGDALDKEPAETWRQYGPLFRAYSTSTITPELLAALAQVESSGNPVARTYWRWRLSLNPFAIYKPASSAVGLFQMTDAAYAEAARSCVRENAVTNTGCGITSLTIRAIPSHAIELASVYLARNVAAVLARVPDVPASLQQKQDLAAFIHLCGGGPATAFARRNFQMMPGERCGDHLVTAYIVRVNAMKRQFKRLAADGGFQN, encoded by the coding sequence ATGCCAAGAAAAAGCAAGAGCATCCCACGCCTCCGCCGCTGGCGGCGCGGTGCACGGTGGGCGCGACGGAAGCTCGCGAGAGCACCGCGGGCGGCTCGGATCGTTGGCGTCGTGGCGATCCTGCTTGTGCTCGTCGCGCTGACGAACCTTGTCTATCACGTGATCCGCAAGCCGACTGAGCTGTTTGCCTTCGTTGGCGATGCGCTCGACAAGGAGCCGGCCGAGACGTGGCGGCAATACGGGCCGCTCTTCCGCGCCTATTCCACCAGTACGATCACGCCCGAATTGCTGGCCGCGCTGGCGCAGGTCGAGAGTTCAGGCAACCCGGTGGCGCGCACCTACTGGCGCTGGCGATTAAGCCTGAATCCTTTCGCGATTTATAAGCCCGCCTCCAGCGCCGTCGGCCTCTTCCAGATGACCGATGCGGCCTACGCCGAGGCCGCGCGGTCCTGTGTCCGAGAGAATGCGGTCACGAATACCGGCTGCGGGATCACCAGCCTCACCATCCGCGCGATCCCGAGCCATGCCATTGAGCTCGCGTCCGTGTATCTGGCTCGCAATGTCGCGGCGGTTCTCGCCCGCGTCCCCGATGTGCCGGCAAGCCTGCAGCAGAAGCAGGATCTCGCCGCGTTTATCCATCTTTGCGGCGGGGGTCCCGCCACAGCCTTCGCGCGCCGCAACTTTCAAATGATGCCCGGCGAGCGGTGCGGCGATCATCTCGTCACAGCCTATATCGTCAGGGTCAATGCGATGAAGCGGCAGTTCAAGCGCCTGGCGGCCGATGGCGGGTTCCAGAATTAA